Proteins encoded by one window of Arabidopsis thaliana chromosome 2, partial sequence:
- the IMB1 gene encoding Transcription factor GTE6 (IMBIBITION-INDUCIBLE 1 (IMB1); CONTAINS InterPro DOMAIN/s: Transcription factor GTE6 (InterPro:IPR017413), Bromodomain, conserved site (InterPro:IPR018359), Bromodomain (InterPro:IPR001487); BEST Arabidopsis thaliana protein match is: general transcription factor group E6 (TAIR:AT3G52280.1); Has 6743 Blast hits to 5369 proteins in 274 species: Archae - 2; Bacteria - 32; Metazoa - 4105; Fungi - 1178; Plants - 592; Viruses - 0; Other Eukaryotes - 834 (source: NCBI BLink).): MSVHVKEEPVLVPNCDVENTELAVFNGNGESELENFGTCVDEITDRVNQLEQKVVEVEHFYSTKDGAAQTNTSKSNSGGKKIAISQPNNSKGNSAGKEKSKGKHVSSPDLMRQFATMFRQIAQHKWAWPFLEPVDVKGLGLHDYYKVIEKPMDLGTIKKKMESSEYSNVREIYADVRLVFKNAMRYNEEKEDVYVMAESLLEKFEEKWLLIMPKLVEEEKKQVDEEAEKHANKQLTMEAAQAEMARDLSNELYEIDLQLEKLRESVVQRCRKLSTQEKKGLSAALGRLSPEDLSKALKMVSESNPSFPAGAPEVELDIDVQTDVTLWRLKVFVQEALKAANKSSGGTNAQNNNNTGTGEINKNNAKRRREISDAINKASIKRAKKA; encoded by the exons ATGTCTGTACATGTCAAG GAAGAACCTGTGCTTGTTCCAAACTGCGATGTCGAGAATACAGAGCTTGCAGTTTTCAATGGAAATGGAGAAAGTGAGCTTGAGAATTTTGGGACTTGCGTAGATGAGATAACAGATAGAGTGAATCAG CTTGAGCAAAAAGTTGTGGAGGTCGAACACTTTTACTCTACAAAAGATGGAGCTGCTCAAACTAACACTTCTAAGAGTAACTCGGGCGGGAAGAAGATCGCTATTTCTCAACCAAACAACTCGAAGGGTAACTCGGCCgggaaagaaaaatcaaagggAAAACATGTTTCCAGCCCTGACCTTATGCGTCAATTTGCAACAATGTTTCGTCAG ATTGCTCAACATAAATGGGCATGGCCGTTCTTGGAGCCTGTTGATGTTAAAGGACTTGGACTACATGATTATTACAAG GTTATAGAGAAGCCAATGGACTTGggaacaattaaaaaaaaaatggagagtTCGGAGTATAGCAATGTCAGGGAGATATATGCCGATGTTAGACTAGTTTTCAAGAACGCGATGAGatacaatgaagaaaaagaagatgtttATGTGATGGCTGAATCTCTTCTGGAGAAATTTGAGGAGAAATGGCTCCTGATAATGCCTAAACTTGTGGAGGAG gaaaagaaacaagtaGACGAAGAAGCGGAGAAGCATGCCAATAAGCAGCTTACAATGGAGGCTGCACAAGCGGAAATGGCTAGGGATTTAAGCAACGAA CTATATGAGATTGATCTGCAGCTGGAGAAACTCCGGGAATCAGTAGTTCAGAGATGCAG AAAACTGTCCactcaagaaaagaaaggacTTTCTGCAGCTCTAGGTCGTCTCTCACCTGAGGATCTGTCTAAGGCGTTAAAAATGGTTTCAGAGAGCAACCCGAGTTTCCCGGCTGGAGCACCAGAAGTCGAGCTTGACATTGATGTTCAG ACTGACGTTACATTGTGGAGACTGAAGGTGTTTGTGCAAGAAGCATTGAAAGCAGCTAACAAAAGCTCTGGAGGAACAAACGctcaaaacaataacaatactGGAACTGGAGAGATCAACAAGAACAATGCAAAAAGACGGAGAGAGATCTCTGATGCAATCAATAAAGCTTCAATTAAAAGAGCTAAGAAAGCttga
- the IMB1 gene encoding Transcription factor GTE6 (IMBIBITION-INDUCIBLE 1 (IMB1); CONTAINS InterPro DOMAIN/s: Bromodomain, conserved site (InterPro:IPR018359), Bromodomain (InterPro:IPR001487); BEST Arabidopsis thaliana protein match is: general transcription factor group E6 (TAIR:AT3G52280.2); Has 35333 Blast hits to 34131 proteins in 2444 species: Archae - 798; Bacteria - 22429; Metazoa - 974; Fungi - 991; Plants - 531; Viruses - 0; Other Eukaryotes - 9610 (source: NCBI BLink).): MRQFATMFRQIAQHKWAWPFLEPVDVKGLGLHDYYKVIEKPMDLGTIKKKMESSEYSNVREIYADVRLVFKNAMRYNEEKEDVYVMAESLLEKFEEKWLLIMPKLVEEEKKQVDEEAEKHANKQLTMEAAQAEMARDLSNELYEIDLQLEKLRESVVQRCRKLSTQEKKGLSAALGRLSPEDLSKALKMVSESNPSFPAGAPEVELDIDVQTDVTLWRLKVFVQEALKAANKSSGGTNAQNNNNTGTGEINKNNAKRRREISDAINKASIKRAKKA, translated from the exons ATGCGTCAATTTGCAACAATGTTTCGTCAG ATTGCTCAACATAAATGGGCATGGCCGTTCTTGGAGCCTGTTGATGTTAAAGGACTTGGACTACATGATTATTACAAG GTTATAGAGAAGCCAATGGACTTGggaacaattaaaaaaaaaatggagagtTCGGAGTATAGCAATGTCAGGGAGATATATGCCGATGTTAGACTAGTTTTCAAGAACGCGATGAGatacaatgaagaaaaagaagatgtttATGTGATGGCTGAATCTCTTCTGGAGAAATTTGAGGAGAAATGGCTCCTGATAATGCCTAAACTTGTGGAGGAG gaaaagaaacaagtaGACGAAGAAGCGGAGAAGCATGCCAATAAGCAGCTTACAATGGAGGCTGCACAAGCGGAAATGGCTAGGGATTTAAGCAACGAA CTATATGAGATTGATCTGCAGCTGGAGAAACTCCGGGAATCAGTAGTTCAGAGATGCAG AAAACTGTCCactcaagaaaagaaaggacTTTCTGCAGCTCTAGGTCGTCTCTCACCTGAGGATCTGTCTAAGGCGTTAAAAATGGTTTCAGAGAGCAACCCGAGTTTCCCGGCTGGAGCACCAGAAGTCGAGCTTGACATTGATGTTCAG ACTGACGTTACATTGTGGAGACTGAAGGTGTTTGTGCAAGAAGCATTGAAAGCAGCTAACAAAAGCTCTGGAGGAACAAACGctcaaaacaataacaatactGGAACTGGAGAGATCAACAAGAACAATGCAAAAAGACGGAGAGAGATCTCTGATGCAATCAATAAAGCTTCAATTAAAAGAGCTAAGAAAGCttga
- a CDS encoding root hair specific protein (BEST Arabidopsis thaliana protein match is: root hair specific 4 (TAIR:AT1G30850.1); Has 43 Blast hits to 43 proteins in 9 species: Archae - 0; Bacteria - 0; Metazoa - 0; Fungi - 0; Plants - 43; Viruses - 0; Other Eukaryotes - 0 (source: NCBI BLink).), translating to MSPPALVVFEDGLTQKWSNDEWQGFSVYPGENPNPNINFLVQKATLQNQMTVSRPSLNEESFRMVLPLAMSPPRDNAVPLPVLPEPMMKPRKKLSHQESMLSLRKSRYPEKNFYQEEENFKCNAFCLSLPGFGKRPVRSPKSEDSIKKKMIKASSFSNSTVSLSASLEKFECGSWASTTALTRENGRLYIDLPVEMIKCGGGDVQEPVSSGFFFDKETGSLALRSVLKKSSSLSGRQLRDLAETSPQRRVRFSTTTSDSCPASPRTCITPRLLKARDDFNTFLAAQNA from the coding sequence ATGTCTCCTCCAGCATTGGTTGTGTTTGAAGATGGTTTAACCCAAAAATGGAGCAACGACGAGTGGCAGGGTTTCAGCGTTTATCCCGGagaaaaccctaaccctaataTTAATTTCTTGGTGCAGAAGGCGACTCTGCAGAACCAGATGACTGTCTCTCGCCCATCGCTGAACGAAGAGAGCTTCAGAATGGTCTTACCTCTGGCAATGTCTCCGCCAAGAGACAACGCTGTGCCTCTTCCTGTTCTTCCTGAGCCGATGATGAAACCACGGAAGAAGCTTAGCCACCAAGAATCCATGCTTTCTCTACGAAAATCTCGGTATCCCGAGAAAAACTTctaccaagaagaagaaaatttcaaGTGCAATGCGTTCTGTTTATCCCTCCCCGGGTTTGGAAAAAGACCTGTGCGATCACCAAAAAGCGAGGACtctataaagaagaaaatgatcaaAGCGTCATCATTCTCAAATTCCACTGTCTCACTAAGTGCCTCGCTAGAGAAATTCGAATGTGGATCATGGGCTTCAACGACAGCTCTAACCCGCGAAAACGGCAGATTGTATATCGATCTACCGGTGGAGATGATCAAATGTGGCGGTGGAGATGTGCAAGAACCAGTGAGTtctggtttcttctttgacaAGGAAACAGGAAGTCTAGCTTTGAGAAGCGTTCTAAAGAAAAGCAGTTCTCTGTCTGGAAGACAATTAAGGGATTTGGCTGAGACATCCCCGCAACGCCGTGTCAGATTCTCGACCACAACCTCGGATTCGTGCCCAGCTTCGCCGCGAACATGTATTACCCCAAGACTGTTGAAAGCTAGAGATGACTTCAATACGTTCTTAGCAGCACAGAACGCgtga
- the EDA18 gene encoding RING/U-box superfamily protein (embryo sac development arrest 18 (EDA18); FUNCTIONS IN: zinc ion binding; INVOLVED IN: embryo sac development, pollen development; LOCATED IN: cellular_component unknown; EXPRESSED IN: 17 plant structures; EXPRESSED DURING: 8 growth stages; CONTAINS InterPro DOMAIN/s: Zinc finger, RING-type (InterPro:IPR001841); BEST Arabidopsis thaliana protein match is: RING/U-box superfamily protein (TAIR:AT1G30860.1); Has 2267 Blast hits to 2247 proteins in 225 species: Archae - 3; Bacteria - 29; Metazoa - 1450; Fungi - 60; Plants - 428; Viruses - 44; Other Eukaryotes - 253 (source: NCBI BLink).) gives MASLRPSFGSVLRDRNQRHNDDVVFKKNLKAQVKTAPPAISDESSENRVDSLIGNKRKKNNKSRPGSPEKPRTRKGNNFSDNLGGASSLVQIWEARLNRSNGGNSAIHSQSIEISSEASVQEIHLLAPSIDGESESENESKSPDQTVEIESGTLNSVSDIIRRLSNEQKLTASNNGGAVDMPIVKTPTLEKSSFQVVTCSPRIRGRQAYSDLLVHLERERHRELESLLGRNAVSRFPQRGRLQSMLRLRSLKRGLAIQDRHRGTTKSDLNRFQPSSTILHLREKLREKAANAAAEAGLKKGQQSTVETESMQSKETSGILHSPSTERLSPQKRNIEEAILRKNETETKMSYLQLKKAIVAEVLERESDNTSPLTSVTPQEPRILRNEEAGKLESGTEGTQETPFLETQEMSFQSGWEEQEEYEDEQSYYGDMSYDWFTEISRPRTYWEDLRKSRYLEVMNTKSDKDDICRLLERRTVSGFLQSGLREKIDKLIMSRVQIHPAHRIEEATKEEEKYDIGEEKDEDRDDLSQSSSQIFAPSPAGSWSSLDTGVTSTPTHNLHSTLQLEMSELRDSVKTCLDVNASLQKSVHLENPFKRKCCVCNETQVETLLYRCGHMCTCLRCANELQYNGGKCPICHAKILDVVRVFVDSRT, from the exons ATGGCCTCGTTACGACCTAGTTTTGGATCTGTTCTTAGAGATCGCAACCAACGGCACAATGACGATGTTGTTttcaagaagaatctgaaagcTCAAGTGAAAACTGCTCCTCCGGCCATCTCCGACGAGAGCTCGGAGAACAGAGTTGATTCTTTGATCGGAAACAAGCggaaaaagaacaataaaagCCGTCCTGGATCGCCGGAGAAACCACGGACtagaaaaggaaacaacttTTCCGACAATCTTGGAggagcttcttctcttgtgcAGATATGGGAGGCGAGGCTAAATCGATCCAACGGCGGAAACTCGGCTATCCATAGCCAATCAATAGAGATCAGCTCAGAAGCGAGCGTTCAAGAAATACACCTTTTAGCTCCATCCATCGACGGAGAATCTGAATCAGAGAACGAATCCAAGAGTCCTGATCAGACGGTGGAGATTGAATCTGGGACTCTCAATTCGGTTTCTGATATTATCCGGAGATTGAGTAACGAACAGAAGCTAACCGCCAGCAATAATGGCGGTGCAGTCGATATGCCGATCGTTAAAACGCCGACGCTGGAGAAAAGCAGTTTTCAGGTGGTTACTTGCTCTCCGCGAATTCGAGGAAGGCAAGCTTACTCCGATCTGCTTGTGCATCTGGAACGCGAACGTCACCGCGAATTGGAATCACTTCTTGGACGCAACGCAGTTTCTAGGTTTCCTCAACGTGGTCGCCTCCAG TCAATGTTGCGGCTAAGGAGTCTCAAACGCGGCCTAGCGATTCAAGATCGTCATCGTGGTACCACAAAAAGCGATTTGAATCGCTTCCAACCTAGTTCTACAATTCTCCATCTAAG AGAAAAACTCCGGGAAAAAGCAGCAAACGCTGCCGCTGAAGCCGGACTAAAGAAGGGTCAACAATCCACCGTAGAAACAGAGAGCATGCAGTCAAAAGAAACCAGTGGTATTCTTCATTCTCCTTCTACAGAGCGGTTAAGTCCTCAAAAACGCAACATAGAGGAAGCAATCTTACGCAAGAACGAAACTGAAACCAAAATGAGTTACCTTCAGCTGAAAAAAGCCATAGTAGCAGAAGTATTGGAAAGAGAATCTGATAACACTAGTCCTCTCACCAGCGTAACTCCTCAAGAACCGCGGATACTAAGGAACGAGGAAGCGGGGAAACTAGAAAGCGGTACAGAGGGAACTCAAGAGACACCGTTCCTTGAGACACAAGAAATGTCATTCCAAAGCGGATGGGAAGAGCAAGAAGAGTATGAGGATGAGCAGTCTTATTACGGAGACATGAGCTATGACTGGTTTACAGAAATATCTAGGCCTCGGACTTATTGGGAAGATCTGAGGAAATCTCGGTATCTGGAAGTGATGAACACTAAATCTGACAAGGACGATATATGCAGACTTCTTGAGAG AAGAACGGTTTCGGGTTTCCTCCAAAGCGGATTACGAGAGAAGATCGATAAGCTCATAATGTCCCGTGTTCAGATACATCCGGCTCACCGGATTGAAGAAGCAActaaagaggaagagaaataTGACataggagaagaaaaagatgaagacaGAGATGACTTGAGCCAATCATCATCACAGATATTTGCACCGTCTCCGGCAGGATCATGGAGTTCTCTGGACACAGGAGTTACTTCCACACCAACGCACAATCTTCATTCCACT CTCCAACTAGAAATGTCTGAGCTACGAGACTCTGTCAAAACGTGTTTGGACGTCAATGCTAGCCTTCAAAAGTCGGTTCACCTGGAAAATCCCTTTAAACGCAAATGCTGCGTTTGTAACGAAACGCAAGTTGAAACACTTTTATACAG GTGTGGGCACATGTGCACATGCCTGAGATGCGCAAACGAACTACAATATAATGGCGGGAAATGCCCGATTTGTCATGCCAAGATTCTAGACGTTGTTCGCGTTTTCGTCGATTCAAGAACCTGA
- the EDA18 gene encoding RING/U-box superfamily protein codes for MASLRPSFGSVLRDRNQRHNDDVVFKKNLKAQVKTAPPAISDESSENRVDSLIGNKRKKNNKSRPGSPEKPRTRKGNNFSDNLGGASSLVQIWEARLNRSNGGNSAIHSQSIEISSEASVQEIHLLAPSIDGESESENESKSPDQTVEIESGTLNSVSDIIRRLSNEQKLTASNNGGAVDMPIVKTPTLEKSSFQVVTCSPRIRGRQAYSDLLVHLERERHRELESLLGRNAVSRFPQRGRLQSMLRLRSLKRGLAIQDRHRGTTKSDLNRFQPSSTILHLREKLREKAANAAAEAGLKKGQQSTVETESMQSKETSGILHSPSTERLSPQKRNIEEAILRKNETETKMSYLQLKKAIVAEVLERESDNTSPLTSVTPQEPRILRNEEAGKLESGTEGTQETPFLETQEMSFQSGWEEQEEYEDEQSYYGDMSYDWFTEISRPRTYWEDLRKSRYLEVMNTKSDKDDICRLLERRTVSGFLQSGLREKIDKLIMSRVQIHPAHRIEEATKEEEKYDIGEEKDEDRDDLSQSSSQIFAPSPAGSWSSLDTGVTSTPTHNLHSTEMEIISEMRSHILQLQLEMSELRDSVKTCLDVNASLQKSVHLENPFKRKCCVCNETQVETLLYRCGHMCTCLRCANELQYNGGKCPICHAKILDVVRVFVDSRT; via the exons ATGGCCTCGTTACGACCTAGTTTTGGATCTGTTCTTAGAGATCGCAACCAACGGCACAATGACGATGTTGTTttcaagaagaatctgaaagcTCAAGTGAAAACTGCTCCTCCGGCCATCTCCGACGAGAGCTCGGAGAACAGAGTTGATTCTTTGATCGGAAACAAGCggaaaaagaacaataaaagCCGTCCTGGATCGCCGGAGAAACCACGGACtagaaaaggaaacaacttTTCCGACAATCTTGGAggagcttcttctcttgtgcAGATATGGGAGGCGAGGCTAAATCGATCCAACGGCGGAAACTCGGCTATCCATAGCCAATCAATAGAGATCAGCTCAGAAGCGAGCGTTCAAGAAATACACCTTTTAGCTCCATCCATCGACGGAGAATCTGAATCAGAGAACGAATCCAAGAGTCCTGATCAGACGGTGGAGATTGAATCTGGGACTCTCAATTCGGTTTCTGATATTATCCGGAGATTGAGTAACGAACAGAAGCTAACCGCCAGCAATAATGGCGGTGCAGTCGATATGCCGATCGTTAAAACGCCGACGCTGGAGAAAAGCAGTTTTCAGGTGGTTACTTGCTCTCCGCGAATTCGAGGAAGGCAAGCTTACTCCGATCTGCTTGTGCATCTGGAACGCGAACGTCACCGCGAATTGGAATCACTTCTTGGACGCAACGCAGTTTCTAGGTTTCCTCAACGTGGTCGCCTCCAG TCAATGTTGCGGCTAAGGAGTCTCAAACGCGGCCTAGCGATTCAAGATCGTCATCGTGGTACCACAAAAAGCGATTTGAATCGCTTCCAACCTAGTTCTACAATTCTCCATCTAAG AGAAAAACTCCGGGAAAAAGCAGCAAACGCTGCCGCTGAAGCCGGACTAAAGAAGGGTCAACAATCCACCGTAGAAACAGAGAGCATGCAGTCAAAAGAAACCAGTGGTATTCTTCATTCTCCTTCTACAGAGCGGTTAAGTCCTCAAAAACGCAACATAGAGGAAGCAATCTTACGCAAGAACGAAACTGAAACCAAAATGAGTTACCTTCAGCTGAAAAAAGCCATAGTAGCAGAAGTATTGGAAAGAGAATCTGATAACACTAGTCCTCTCACCAGCGTAACTCCTCAAGAACCGCGGATACTAAGGAACGAGGAAGCGGGGAAACTAGAAAGCGGTACAGAGGGAACTCAAGAGACACCGTTCCTTGAGACACAAGAAATGTCATTCCAAAGCGGATGGGAAGAGCAAGAAGAGTATGAGGATGAGCAGTCTTATTACGGAGACATGAGCTATGACTGGTTTACAGAAATATCTAGGCCTCGGACTTATTGGGAAGATCTGAGGAAATCTCGGTATCTGGAAGTGATGAACACTAAATCTGACAAGGACGATATATGCAGACTTCTTGAGAG AAGAACGGTTTCGGGTTTCCTCCAAAGCGGATTACGAGAGAAGATCGATAAGCTCATAATGTCCCGTGTTCAGATACATCCGGCTCACCGGATTGAAGAAGCAActaaagaggaagagaaataTGACataggagaagaaaaagatgaagacaGAGATGACTTGAGCCAATCATCATCACAGATATTTGCACCGTCTCCGGCAGGATCATGGAGTTCTCTGGACACAGGAGTTACTTCCACACCAACGCACAATCTTCATTCCACT GAGATGGAGATTATAAGCGAAATGAGATCACACATTTTACAGCTCCAACTAGAAATGTCTGAGCTACGAGACTCTGTCAAAACGTGTTTGGACGTCAATGCTAGCCTTCAAAAGTCGGTTCACCTGGAAAATCCCTTTAAACGCAAATGCTGCGTTTGTAACGAAACGCAAGTTGAAACACTTTTATACAG GTGTGGGCACATGTGCACATGCCTGAGATGCGCAAACGAACTACAATATAATGGCGGGAAATGCCCGATTTGTCATGCCAAGATTCTAGACGTTGTTCGCGTTTTCGTCGATTCAAGAACCTGA
- the CLE42 gene encoding CLAVATA3/ESR-RELATED 42 (CLAVATA3/ESR-RELATED 42 (CLE42); LOCATED IN: endomembrane system; Has 7 Blast hits to 7 proteins in 3 species: Archae - 0; Bacteria - 0; Metazoa - 0; Fungi - 0; Plants - 7; Viruses - 0; Other Eukaryotes - 0 (source: NCBI BLink).), which translates to MRSPHITISLVFLFFLFLIIQTHQRTIDQTHQIGSNVQHVSDMAVTSPEGKRRERFRVRRPMTTWLKGKMIGANEHGVPSGPNPISNR; encoded by the coding sequence ATGAGATCTCCTCACATCACCATTTCacttgttttcttgttctttctttttctaatcatcCAAACCCATCAAAGAACCATTGATCAAACTCACCAGATTGGCTCCAATGTTCAACATGTCAGTGACATGGCGGTGACTTCGCCTGAagggaaaagaagagagaggttTAGAGTTCGGCGGCCGATGACGACATGGCTGAAGGGAAAGATGATCGGTGCCAATGAACATGGAGTCCCAAGTGGTCCaaatcccatctccaatagGTAG